The DNA region ATAGGCTTGGGCCCCCAACTCAATACGGGCCACGTCCTTGAGCCGCACCGTCGAGCCGTCGGGAAGGGCGCGCACAATGAGCTCTTCAAAATCCTTGACCTCGGTCAAGCGGCCTTTGGTGATGATGGGGATCGTCAGCTCCGTCCCCTTTGGGGCCGGTTCACGCCCGATCGTCCCTGCCGGATAATCACGATTCTGCTCACGGATGATGGCCGTGATATCACTCGGCGTGAGATCCAGCTTAGCCATCAACAGCGGGTTCAGGATGATGCGCATGCTGTAGTTTTGCTGACCAAACACCAGCGCATCTCCGACGCCCTTGACGCGCTTCAGATCATCGACGATCCGCAGCGTGGCATAGTTAGAGAGAAAGACGGCATCGTGCCGAGGGTCGGTCGACTTGAGCGCCACCACCAACACAAGATCGGGGGACATCTTTTTGACCGAGATGCCCTGTCGGACGACTTCCGGAGGCAGCTGAGGTTCGGCGAGCTTCTCCCGATTCTGCGTCTGGACTTGAGCAATGTCAGGATTCGTTCCGATTTCGAACGTCAACTTGATCGTGACATGTCCGTCGTTACTGCTGGTCGACTCGTAGTACAGCAGATTGTCGATACCCGGCAGGGTGACTTCGATCGGACGTGCGACGGCTTCCGCCGCGACTTCAGCGCTGGCGCCTGGATAATCCGCATCGATCTGAACCACCGGTGGAGTAATTTCCGGAAACTGCGCGATCGGCAGAAACTGCATGGCCAGCAGTCCCATCACGACCACAAAAATCGACACCACCGAAGCAAAAATCGGCCGATCAATAAAAATGTGCGAAATCACGGTTGTTCCTTATTGAGGACGAGTAGGAGTAGGCTCCGCATTGGCGGCAACCCAGGGAACCGCATTGACTGACGCGCCAGGACCGATCTGCATGATCCCATTGACGACCACCCGATCGCCGGCATTCAGGCCGTGATCGATGAGCCACTGGTCCCCTTTCCAATCCGACGCCACGACGTCTCGAATCTCAACCTTTTCCTCACGGTTGACCACAAAGACGAACGGGCCCTGTGGACCTTGTAACACCGCTCGCTGCGGAACAAGGACCGCATTCGTTTTCGTATCGCCCGTGAATCGGACTTTCACAAATTGCCCTGGGAGGATGATCCGATTGGGATTCGGAAACGTGATCCTCGTTTGGCGTGTACTGGTTTCCGTCCGCAGGCCAGGCTCTAAGAGATCGAGCACGCCTTCCTGGGGATAGACCGTCCCATCCATGAGTGTCAGCCGGCCTCGCAATTGATAGTCTCCCGGATGAGCGATCAGCTTCGCTTCAATGTCTCGTCGACGTTTCAGGATGAACGTCTCCGGCACGTTCACCACCACGTACATGGGATCGACTCGATGGATCGTGGTCAAGAGATCGGTTTGAGCCGAGACCAACCGTCCTTCATAGTACCGACTGCGCTCGATAATCCCACTGATCGGCGCGGTGATAAGCGTATTGTCCATGTCGAACTGGGCCTTGATGAGATCAGCCTGCGCCCCTTGCAGCGCCGCATTGGCGGATAACTCTTGCGCGATGGCATCGTCGACATCTTTTTGGCTCACCGCCTGCTCCGCAAGCAATGGCTTGACCCGTGCCAAATCCTGTCTGGCCTGGACGCCACGCGCTTCCGCCTGCGCGATCTTGGCCTTGGCACTCGCAACCGCAGCCTTGAAGGGCACCGGATCGATTTGATAGAGGCGATCGCCCTTTTTTACATCGCGGCCTTCAGGATAGAGCACCGCCTTCAAAATCCCCGTCACTTGCGACCGGATCTCGACCGGACGGGATGCCTCCGCTCGACCGATAAACTCCGGTTCATCGGGAAGAACTTGGGTTTGAACCGTGACGACTTCCACCCGAGGCATCGGCTGCGCCGGCATCGAAGCGGTCTCTTGGTTACAGCCGGCCAGTCCAATTGCACCCAACACCCATAATGTTGCAATATGTGCCTTCAATTGATACCTCTTCTCCATACTACCGACCCCACTTGGCAATCCCTACGCCTCTTTTTCTCCGCACAGGAGAAAGGGAGCATTGTACTGAGGAGCATGCAACGGCGGCAAGTCCAAGCCAGATAGGCCTCCGCGCCGACTGACAATACGACGACAACCTAAACCAGCAAGATCTTTCGGCATCATCATGAAGTCATTCCATCTCCATGCTGCCCCACTGAATCAGTACGGCCCACCTTTGCAATATCCTTGATCAGACACCTCGTCAAACAGCCGGACCCCCGCAATTCCACTCCATGCTGCCACAGCTGAGTTAACAACAGCTTGCCCTCCGCATCAATAAACGTGACACCGGTCAAATCAATGTGTTTGCACGGCTGCTGATGTTCAACGATGCATCGGCAATAGGTCCGCAGCTCCTCGACCCAGGGACCAGCAAGGCGCCCTTCCAGTACAAGGGTCAGGCCTTCCAGCACCAGATCTTGTTGACTCGTGATCTTGAGCACCGCCTCCCCCCGTTCACCTAACCGTCTACCCCGCGAGGTCTGCACCCCAGGGATTGTTTTACCAATCCAGTATCGCAACTTGTGTTCCAGCAACCGATACGGCAATGAGTTGAGAGAAGTCATTGAATACATATGGACACTAGCCCTCGGAGAAGCAAAGAACTACCGTAGACCGTCATAAATACTGCCGTCCACACGGCACACTGCCGACCCATCGGCACCATATCGCTCGATCCCCAGCCGGACGGAGCAACGGAGAATATCAGTGAGACAGGGAACTGCCTCACAAGCTAGTCCAGCGTCTGTCGATACCGCTTCACCCCAATCATCAACACCACGAGGGCAAACAGCGCGATCTGCCAGAGTTGCAGCACCACTTCCTCCACTCCGTTTCCCTTCAGCATGATCCCTCGGACAATTCGCAAAAAATGCGTCAGCGGCAGCATCTCACCGATCGACTGCGCCCATTGCGGCATACCGCGAAACGGAAACATAAACCCCGACAGCAGCAGGGACGGTAAAAAGAAAAAGAAGGAGAGCTGCATGGCCTGCAGTTGGTTCTGTGCCAGCGTGGAAAACGTGATCCCCATCGCCAAATTCGCCACGATAAAGACCAATGCCGACACAAAGAGCATTGGAATATTGCCTGTCACCGGCACGCCGAACAAAAAATGCGCTGCCAGGAGAATGAGAATGACCTGGATATAGCCGACCAGGATATAGGGCAACACCTTCCCGATCATCACCTCAAACGGCCTCGTGGGCATCGACAGGAGATTTTCCATCGTGCCTCGCTCCCGCTCACGGGTGATGGCCAGCCCGGTGATCATCACCATCGTCATTGTCAGCACCACCCCCATCAGGCCAGGCACGATGTTGTACTGGGTGATGGCTTCCGGGTTATACCTGGCATGCACGCGCAACTCGATCGGCTCGTCTCCACGCGCCATATAGGCCAGTGCTCCCCGCAGATCCTGCTGGAGCGCCGTCGTGACCAACACACGTAACGAGCCGATGGCATTGCTCGTCGCTGCGGGATCGGTCGCATCCGCTTCGACGAGGATTGCCGGGCGTTCACCGCGAAGCACGTCCCGCGAGAAATTGGGAGGGATGTTGATGACGAACTGAGCTTCCCCCCGTGCCAATACTTCCTCGGCTTCCTGCTCAGTCTTCACCTCTCGAACAAATTCGAAGTACCGGCTGTTGCGAATCGCTTGCAGCAGAGTCCGCCCCTGAGCACCGTAGTCGGCCATCAGCACTGCCGTCGGCAGATGTTTGGGATCAGCATTGATCGCAAAGCCGAAGAGGACAAGCTGGATCAATGGGACACCAATCATCATCCCAAACGTCACGCGGTCGCGGCGCATCTGGATAAATTCCTTCACGACGATGGCCCAGAATCGGGATAGCCCAAATGGCGAATGCGTCTTCATGATGCGAAGTTGTCCGACGACTGTTCCATCAGATGGATGAAGACATCTTCAAGGCCTGCGTCGACCCGATGCCAGTCATAGGGACTGGTGCGATATGCTGCCACTGTCGCTTCGAGCGTATCCTGATCGACGCCGCTGACGTGGAGTCGATCTCCAAACGCGACGGCCTGCTGAACCCCGGGCTGCCTTCGAAGCTCCACCGCCAATTGATGAAGATTGGGACCGCTGACCGACCAAGTCGTCAGTCGTGCCTGTTGAATGACATCGGAGACTGTTCCATCGGCGAGCAGCTTGCCGTAGGAAATATACGCCAACCGATGGCATCGCTCAGCTTCATCCATATAATGGGTGGTAATCAGAAATGTCAGTCCATCTGCAGCTAACTCATGGATCTGCTCCCAGAACTCTCGTCTTGCTTTTGGGTCGACCCCCGCGGTCGGTTCATCGAGCAACAATAATCGTGGTTGATGGATCAAACAGGCAGCCAGTGCAAGGCGCTGCTTCCATCCCCCTGAGAGTTGTCCAGCGAGCTGTTCTCTCCGACCAACCAACCCTAACCGTTCGAGACTCCGCTCCACGGCAACTCGTCGATCAGGAATCCCGAACATGCGCGCCACGAAATCCAGATTCTCCGAGATACTCAGATCCTCATAGAAGCTGAAGCGCTGCGTCATATACCCGACAGCGCCTTTGATGGCTTCGCTCTGGCGAATAACGTCATAGCCTAAACAGGTTCCACTGCCTTCGTCCGCTCGAAGCAGGCCGCACAGCATGCGAATGAAGGTCGTCTTGCCGCTGCCGTTCGGACCGAGAAATCCATAAATCTCTCCGCGCCGCACTTGCAGGCCGATATGATCGACTACGGTACGGCTCCCAAACCGCTTGGTCATTCCGCTCACATCAATGGCCAATTCCTGTTTGTCGACGACGGCCGTCATTGAATCCCCTTGAACTGCACGTCCACCGGCTGACCAGGATGCAGATTGACCGCCACAGTCTGGTCGAACAGCACTTCGACCAGAAAGACCAGCTTGTCACGACTACCCTGGCTATAGAGCACCGGTGGCGTATATTCAGCTTTTGGTGAAATGTAGCCGACCTTTCCACCAATCGAGCCCTGCACCCCATCAACCATGACCTGTACGGTGTCACCAAGCTTGATCGTCCCAAGCTTCATTTGAGACACAAATGTGCGAACCTTGATGTGGTCGGGAGGCAACAGCACCACGACAGGTCGACCTGCCGGCACCCATTCACCTTCCCGATATAGGGTGTCAAAAACAAACCCAGCCTTGGGCGCGACTTGATGCTTTTGGGCAAGATCCCACTCCGATTTGGCGAGCGCTGCCTCCTTTACTCGCACCTCCGCTTCGGCCGCAGCAACTTGATCCGTGCGAGAGCCTAAGAGCGCTGTATTCAAATCTGCTTCGAGTTGTGAGACCCGCTGCTGGTTTTGATCCCGTACCGATCGGGCCCGGTCAACCTCCACCTCCACCGCTGCACCAGGCACCACCGTGAGCGCTTCCTGACGAGCCACTTCCCGTAGGGATAGCTGCAGCGCCGCTTGGGCTTGTTGTAATTGCGCCCTCAGAGAGGCAATCTCCGAGGGCCGTTTCCCTTTTCTCCGATCTTCGAGATTCGCCCGTGCTTGACTCAGCCTCCGCTCCGCTTCATCCCTTGCAGCCTTCTCTGACGCTTGCTCCAGTGCAAAGAGTGGATCGCCGGCATTGACCTGTACACCACGCCGCACAGATAGGGTGGCTAGGGCTCCGCCGTAGGGAGAGGCTACATAGACGTACTCTCCTTCCACATAGCCCTGAACGAGGTCGGAGACAGGCGGATCACAACCCATCAGAACCGTAACGACCGCCAACAGACATACAATGGAGCAGAATTCGTTCACACTCCGTCGTCGATGATCCATCAGGTTACCGCTTTCCCTTTGGGAAGCAACACACCTTCCAAGATGAGACGGATGACGGATGAATAGCCTCGCTCTACCGTTAGACCAAGCTCCATGAGCTTGGGTGGATTCATGATGCCTTGGACGGCACCTAGCAAAATTTCGATGATGAGGTGGGTCGGAATATCCGTTCGAATCACACCGGTTTCCTTGCCATCTTCGAACAGTCCGCCGAAATAGCGACGGATCAGCTCACGACGCCGTTGTTCGATGAACTGGAACAGTTCCGGCGCCTCGCGCCCGAGATCTCTGACAAAGGCCGGTTGAATTTCTGTCGTGTGCCGCTGTACACAATCGAGAAGCTGATGGAGCGCAACCTCGACATCGGCAACTTGATCCCTCGCCACCCGTTCGAGATCTTTTTCAACCTCGCTGAATTTGTCCTTCAACACGGCCTCAAGGAGCGCCGTCTTGCTCGGGAAACAGACATACAAGGTCTTCTTGCTGATGCCCAATTCGGCAGCCAGGTCATCCATACTGACGGATCGAAAGCCATGGGTGAGGAATTGGCGGCGAGCCACGGCAACCACTCTCCGAACCCCGGCTTGATCGACTGCTGGTTCTTGCGGTTTAGGCTTTCGAGTCGGCATAAGGCACAAGAGATACTACAGAAACTAATAAGGTGTTATCAGTTCCCTTGTGGATCTGTCAAATCATTCTCCATGGCAATCATGACCCGCAGATTCCCCAGTCTCCTGAAGAGCTTGAAATACTGGAGGTTCAGAAGCTGATGCTTTCCCTTTTGACAACAGAGGAGGATGGGCGTGCTAACCGGCTGGTTGAGTATGGGGATGTGTTTACGTGACGTATCGCGTCCTCTACATGGAAGAGGCTGCGCGTCGAATCGAAAAGCTGGAGGGCGCGGGCTGAAATTGGCAGACTACCGCCGTTACCTCCCCTTTTAACACCCTTGCTGAGTCGGCCACACCAGTAATAGAGTTCAAGCGCAGGCTCTATTCAGGGCGGGTGATACCGAATTTCTGCATCTTGGATTGGAGGGTGGTACGCTTCACCCCAAGCCGAGCGGCAGCACCGGCGGCCCCTCCGACGACCCACTTGGTCTCTTGCAAAGCACGTAGGATGTGGTCGCGTTCGGCTTCTTCAAGAGCCGTCATGGAAGAGACCGTCGACTCATTCGTTGTCTGCAGCTCACTGATTGGTACTTGTAGGTCCGTCCCTTGCGTGAGGATAACGGACCGTTCCACGAGATTTTCTAGCTCACGAACATTGCCAGGCCAGGTATAGCTAGACAGAATCTCCAGCGTCTTGGCAGGAACGGCCTGAATATTCTTTTTCATCCGACCCGCGTAGTGCTGGGTGAAATACCGGACAAGGGTCGGGATGTCTTCCCGTCGATCGCGCAAAGGAGGCATCGTGACTGGAAAGACATTGAGCCGATAGTAGAGATCGCCGCGAAACTGTTTCGCCTCTACCATAGTCTTGAGATCCCGATTGGTCGCGGCAATCAGACGTACGTTGACTCGAACGGTCTTCGTACTGCCCAACCGCTCGAACTCTTGCTCTTGCAAAACCCTCAGCAGCTTGGATTGTAACTCCAGCGGAATCTCTCCAACCTCATCAAGAAAGATCGTGCCTTTATCGGCCAGTTCAAATCGACCGGCTTTCTGCGTGATGGCGCCGGTAAAGGCCCCTCGCTCATGCCCAAACAGCTCGCTCTCCAGCAGGCCGGTGGGAATGGCGGCGCAATTCAACTTGACGAACGTCCGCTCACTGCGGCCACTGAGTCGATGGATGGCCCGGGCAATGAGTTCCTTGCCGGTGCCGGTTTCGCCTTGAATCAAGACCGTCGAATCGGTCGGAGCCACAACCTCCACTTGTTTCAGCACCTGCTTGAGGGCATCGCTGTCACCGATGATATCCTCAAAGCCATGCTCGAGCCGGAGCTCTTCTTCAAGATAGAGCTTCTCCTTGGCCAGCTTATCTTTGAGTTGGGCAATTTCCTGAAAAGCCAGCGCATTCTCCACCGCAACAGCGACCGGATTCGCCACTTGCTGCAGAAACTTTAGATCGGCTTCGCTATAGGCTTCTTTCTCCAAACTTACAAATCCAATAGCACCCAACCGATGTGCCGCCGTGGTGAGCGGCACAAAGCAGAACGAACGTGAATGGTCTTCCTGCATGAAGCGCATCACCTTCGGCCATCGCTTTTCCTTAGCGACATCAGGCACGAGCAAGGGCTGTTGAGTTTCCCACACCACCCCTGCCGGGGTTTCATCAATGGATTCCTCATGACCTCCCACCAGATCGGCCGGTACATTCGCCTGAACGGTATGCAACCGCATGGTGTTCTTCACTGGATCGTATAGGGAGAGCCCGACGAAATTCACTTGTACGACGCGAGGAAGGCGCTGCGCAAGCTCCCGAAAGAGATCGTCAAGATCTCGATGAGCGGAAACGGCTTGCGCCACTTCCAGCAAGGCTTGATAGCGCTCCGCAAGATCCGCACAGACAGAAGACGGTGGTTGATTCATGCGACTCAGTATGGCGCATAATCGAAGAACGACTCAAGAGGAACCTCCTATTCGAAAGATGGCTAGAAAACGTCCTATCTCAAAACAACGTTAGGCGACCTTTCTCAGCGATTGATGCGAAACCGCGTCGGCTCGCTCAAGCCAGCGAGCGATGACCCCATCTAACGCCCACTTCCCTCCGCCAATGAGGACGAGTGTCGCGCTCATCGCGATGATCAGAATGTGATACTCAAACCCTTCTCCCTGCTGCTGGCCGAACCAGTTCATGAAAAACCCCTGCGGCCAATGGACCATCGCGATCGCGCCGATCATGATCACAATGAAACTCGCCGCCGTGAATCGGGTAAGAAATCCTGCAATCAATCCCAACCCGCCGAGCGATTCTCCGATGATGACGAGAAAGGCCACCAGCCATAGCAGCCCCATCTTCTGAGTGAAAAACTCCATCGTTCCGTCGAAGCCGTTTCCACCGAA from Candidatus Nitrospira nitrosa includes:
- a CDS encoding efflux RND transporter periplasmic adaptor subunit; the protein is MEKRYQLKAHIATLWVLGAIGLAGCNQETASMPAQPMPRVEVVTVQTQVLPDEPEFIGRAEASRPVEIRSQVTGILKAVLYPEGRDVKKGDRLYQIDPVPFKAAVASAKAKIAQAEARGVQARQDLARVKPLLAEQAVSQKDVDDAIAQELSANAALQGAQADLIKAQFDMDNTLITAPISGIIERSRYYEGRLVSAQTDLLTTIHRVDPMYVVVNVPETFILKRRRDIEAKLIAHPGDYQLRGRLTLMDGTVYPQEGVLDLLEPGLRTETSTRQTRITFPNPNRIILPGQFVKVRFTGDTKTNAVLVPQRAVLQGPQGPFVFVVNREEKVEIRDVVASDWKGDQWLIDHGLNAGDRVVVNGIMQIGPGASVNAVPWVAANAEPTPTRPQ
- a CDS encoding ABC transporter permease translates to MKTHSPFGLSRFWAIVVKEFIQMRRDRVTFGMMIGVPLIQLVLFGFAINADPKHLPTAVLMADYGAQGRTLLQAIRNSRYFEFVREVKTEQEAEEVLARGEAQFVINIPPNFSRDVLRGERPAILVEADATDPAATSNAIGSLRVLVTTALQQDLRGALAYMARGDEPIELRVHARYNPEAITQYNIVPGLMGVVLTMTMVMITGLAITRERERGTMENLLSMPTRPFEVMIGKVLPYILVGYIQVILILLAAHFLFGVPVTGNIPMLFVSALVFIVANLAMGITFSTLAQNQLQAMQLSFFFFLPSLLLSGFMFPFRGMPQWAQSIGEMLPLTHFLRIVRGIMLKGNGVEEVVLQLWQIALFALVVLMIGVKRYRQTLD
- a CDS encoding ABC transporter ATP-binding protein produces the protein MTAVVDKQELAIDVSGMTKRFGSRTVVDHIGLQVRRGEIYGFLGPNGSGKTTFIRMLCGLLRADEGSGTCLGYDVIRQSEAIKGAVGYMTQRFSFYEDLSISENLDFVARMFGIPDRRVAVERSLERLGLVGRREQLAGQLSGGWKQRLALAACLIHQPRLLLLDEPTAGVDPKARREFWEQIHELAADGLTFLITTHYMDEAERCHRLAYISYGKLLADGTVSDVIQQARLTTWSVSGPNLHQLAVELRRQPGVQQAVAFGDRLHVSGVDQDTLEATVAAYRTSPYDWHRVDAGLEDVFIHLMEQSSDNFAS
- a CDS encoding HlyD family secretion protein; protein product: MDHRRRSVNEFCSIVCLLAVVTVLMGCDPPVSDLVQGYVEGEYVYVASPYGGALATLSVRRGVQVNAGDPLFALEQASEKAARDEAERRLSQARANLEDRRKGKRPSEIASLRAQLQQAQAALQLSLREVARQEALTVVPGAAVEVEVDRARSVRDQNQQRVSQLEADLNTALLGSRTDQVAAAEAEVRVKEAALAKSEWDLAQKHQVAPKAGFVFDTLYREGEWVPAGRPVVVLLPPDHIKVRTFVSQMKLGTIKLGDTVQVMVDGVQGSIGGKVGYISPKAEYTPPVLYSQGSRDKLVFLVEVLFDQTVAVNLHPGQPVDVQFKGIQ
- a CDS encoding TetR/AcrR family transcriptional regulator, which gives rise to MPTRKPKPQEPAVDQAGVRRVVAVARRQFLTHGFRSVSMDDLAAELGISKKTLYVCFPSKTALLEAVLKDKFSEVEKDLERVARDQVADVEVALHQLLDCVQRHTTEIQPAFVRDLGREAPELFQFIEQRRRELIRRYFGGLFEDGKETGVIRTDIPTHLIIEILLGAVQGIMNPPKLMELGLTVERGYSSVIRLILEGVLLPKGKAVT
- a CDS encoding sigma-54-dependent Fis family transcriptional regulator, with amino-acid sequence MNQPPSSVCADLAERYQALLEVAQAVSAHRDLDDLFRELAQRLPRVVQVNFVGLSLYDPVKNTMRLHTVQANVPADLVGGHEESIDETPAGVVWETQQPLLVPDVAKEKRWPKVMRFMQEDHSRSFCFVPLTTAAHRLGAIGFVSLEKEAYSEADLKFLQQVANPVAVAVENALAFQEIAQLKDKLAKEKLYLEEELRLEHGFEDIIGDSDALKQVLKQVEVVAPTDSTVLIQGETGTGKELIARAIHRLSGRSERTFVKLNCAAIPTGLLESELFGHERGAFTGAITQKAGRFELADKGTIFLDEVGEIPLELQSKLLRVLQEQEFERLGSTKTVRVNVRLIAATNRDLKTMVEAKQFRGDLYYRLNVFPVTMPPLRDRREDIPTLVRYFTQHYAGRMKKNIQAVPAKTLEILSSYTWPGNVRELENLVERSVILTQGTDLQVPISELQTTNESTVSSMTALEEAERDHILRALQETKWVVGGAAGAAARLGVKRTTLQSKMQKFGITRPE
- a CDS encoding DoxX family protein → MSFFKTDDSWAGLILRVGLGGVIFAHGAQKLLGWFGGNGFDGTMEFFTQKMGLLWLVAFLVIIGESLGGLGLIAGFLTRFTAASFIVIMIGAIAMVHWPQGFFMNWFGQQQGEGFEYHILIIAMSATLVLIGGGKWALDGVIARWLERADAVSHQSLRKVA